A region from the Pelagovum pacificum genome encodes:
- a CDS encoding substrate-binding periplasmic protein has protein sequence MSKTILMTTAAATAALLAAPLQAQDDASSAFEEAIGAPQPVTNYPDPWPLQNLIEDGVLTVGTTGSSPPRTFVDPNSGELTGSYVELFEKLAEDLGLEIEFVQLDWAGILPGLAANRFDLACDGASWNPERLGSDQFLMTSPTGLNATVGITTSDTGLTSFDDVASGTIGGVRGEIYFEGAQEALPDAEAVDFPGLQESLLGLMNGQAEVIVMNLSNALSVMEDSPMAEDLVLVGPALEVFPQSLCVNPNEPDLLVAVNTLLGNYRADGTLSELIGKYATSTAEVDLLNRIGY, from the coding sequence ATGTCGAAGACCATACTGATGACGACCGCGGCCGCGACCGCGGCACTGCTCGCGGCACCATTGCAGGCGCAGGATGACGCCAGCTCCGCGTTCGAAGAGGCGATAGGCGCACCGCAGCCGGTCACCAACTACCCGGACCCCTGGCCCTTGCAGAACCTGATCGAGGACGGGGTCCTCACAGTCGGCACGACCGGGTCGTCCCCGCCGCGGACCTTCGTTGATCCGAACTCCGGCGAGCTGACCGGTTCCTACGTCGAGCTGTTCGAGAAGTTGGCCGAAGACCTGGGTCTCGAGATCGAATTCGTCCAGTTGGACTGGGCCGGCATTCTGCCCGGCCTCGCCGCCAACCGGTTCGACCTGGCCTGTGATGGCGCCAGCTGGAACCCCGAGCGTCTCGGTTCCGATCAGTTCCTGATGACCTCGCCCACCGGTCTGAACGCCACCGTGGGGATCACGACCTCCGACACCGGGCTGACCAGCTTCGACGACGTCGCCTCGGGCACGATCGGCGGCGTGCGCGGCGAGATCTACTTCGAAGGCGCGCAGGAAGCCCTGCCCGACGCCGAGGCGGTCGACTTTCCGGGCCTTCAGGAATCCCTGCTCGGCCTTATGAACGGCCAGGCTGAAGTCATCGTGATGAACCTGTCGAACGCGCTGAGCGTGATGGAGGATTCGCCGATGGCCGAAGACCTTGTGCTGGTGGGCCCCGCGCTCGAGGTGTTTCCGCAGTCGCTGTGCGTCAACCCGAACGAGCCGGACCTGCTGGTCGCGGTAAACACGCTGCTCGGCAACTACCGCGCGGACGGGACGCTATCGGAATTGATCGGCAAGTACGCAACGTCGACCGCGGAAGTCGATCTCCTGAACCGCATCGGCTACTGA
- a CDS encoding amino acid ABC transporter permease: MPALLKGALVTLQLTGAALLLATPLGVVLALLRSAPSATVRGTVAGLSWIFRGIPPLLLLFFSFFGLPILGLTLDPMAAAILAMTAYTSFYFAEAFASGLRSVPPGQWQAAAALGLSPGRTLIRIILPQTIPAALPPYISHATEVLKGTALAAAVAVPELTSAARKVFVVNYRPLEVLIVAAAIYAVMDGLLVVLQIMGERWSARRRGRG; this comes from the coding sequence ATGCCAGCGCTCCTCAAGGGGGCGCTGGTGACGCTGCAACTGACGGGTGCAGCGCTTCTGCTCGCGACTCCACTCGGTGTCGTGCTCGCCCTGCTTCGCAGCGCGCCCTCGGCAACGGTCCGGGGCACGGTCGCGGGACTGAGCTGGATCTTCCGGGGCATTCCCCCGCTCCTCTTGTTGTTCTTCTCGTTCTTCGGTCTGCCAATCCTCGGCCTGACCCTGGATCCGATGGCGGCCGCGATCCTCGCGATGACCGCCTACACCTCCTTCTATTTCGCAGAGGCGTTCGCCTCGGGTTTGCGGAGCGTGCCGCCGGGACAATGGCAGGCCGCCGCGGCTCTCGGGCTGTCGCCCGGGCGGACGCTGATCCGTATCATCCTGCCGCAGACCATCCCCGCCGCGCTGCCGCCTTACATCTCGCATGCAACCGAAGTGCTGAAGGGCACAGCGCTGGCCGCCGCCGTCGCAGTGCCCGAACTGACCTCCGCCGCGCGAAAGGTCTTCGTCGTCAACTACCGTCCCCTCGAGGTGCTGATCGTCGCCGCGGCAATCTACGCGGTGATGGATGGCCTTCTCGTTGTGCTTCAGATCATGGGCGAGCGCTGGTCCGCGCGTCGCCGTGGACGGGGATGA
- a CDS encoding amino acid ABC transporter permease: MTWSIIEPYLPDLWEGFVTTIWLSVLTLGAATPIALAIALARHLGPRWLSVVLGIFVNLVRLLPALIVLYLVFYGSPQLGVRFQPLTAAAIGLIAMGAAYMSEDIRGGLAAVPQGPLTAAAAIGLSRTHTIRRILLPIALPLTIPPYMTRAIIMVKGTSLASLVSVSDLTAEATRASSITYQPYAFVVIAGALYLAINGVLAIVQILAERHFRRRYRMAL; this comes from the coding sequence ATGACATGGTCGATCATAGAACCCTATCTGCCCGACCTCTGGGAGGGCTTCGTCACGACCATCTGGCTGTCGGTGCTGACGCTGGGCGCTGCAACGCCGATCGCATTGGCAATTGCGCTGGCGCGCCACCTTGGGCCGCGTTGGCTGTCGGTAGTGCTGGGCATCTTCGTGAACCTTGTCCGGCTACTGCCAGCACTGATCGTGCTGTACCTCGTGTTCTACGGCTCACCGCAACTGGGCGTCCGGTTTCAGCCGCTCACAGCGGCAGCGATCGGGCTGATCGCGATGGGCGCGGCCTACATGAGCGAGGATATCCGCGGCGGCCTGGCCGCCGTGCCACAGGGGCCGCTGACCGCCGCCGCCGCGATCGGCCTGTCCCGCACCCACACGATCCGGCGCATCCTGCTGCCGATCGCCCTGCCGCTGACGATCCCACCCTACATGACCCGCGCGATCATCATGGTGAAAGGCACGTCGCTGGCGTCGCTCGTTTCGGTCTCGGACCTGACGGCCGAGGCGACGAGAGCCTCTTCGATCACGTACCAGCCCTATGCCTTCGTGGTGATCGCAGGGGCGCTCTACCTCGCCATCAACGGGGTGCTCGCCATCGTCCAGATCCTGGCCGAGCGGCACTTCCGGCGTCGCTATAGAATGGCTTTGTGA
- a CDS encoding amino acid ABC transporter ATP-binding protein: MPQQMISARNLVKRFGDFTALDDVSIDVPEGRVCAVIGASGSGKSTLLRCINQLEPTESGEVLVDGKRIGWTEGRNGPHRASERDLRLQRADIGMVFQHFNLFPHFSVMQNLIEAPMAVRGLSRAEARERASNLLAEVGLEGREDAFPSELSGGQQQRVAIARALCMEPKVMLFDEPTSALDPELVGEVLRVMERLVKKGMTMMVVTHEMDFARDAADRIVFFDQGKIVESGSPGQVLDSPEHPRTQAFLSRLLRVRT, translated from the coding sequence ATGCCCCAACAGATGATCTCCGCCCGCAATCTCGTGAAACGGTTCGGCGACTTCACCGCGCTGGACGATGTCTCGATAGACGTTCCCGAGGGGCGAGTCTGTGCCGTGATCGGCGCGTCCGGGTCGGGCAAGTCGACACTTTTGCGCTGCATTAACCAGCTGGAGCCGACCGAGTCGGGCGAAGTCCTGGTCGACGGCAAGCGGATCGGCTGGACCGAAGGCCGCAACGGCCCGCACCGCGCGAGCGAGCGCGACCTGCGACTCCAGCGCGCTGACATCGGGATGGTGTTCCAGCATTTCAATCTCTTCCCGCATTTCAGCGTGATGCAAAACCTGATCGAGGCCCCGATGGCCGTTCGCGGCCTGTCCCGCGCAGAAGCGCGCGAGCGCGCCTCCAATCTGCTGGCAGAGGTTGGGCTGGAAGGGCGCGAGGATGCCTTTCCTTCCGAGCTCTCAGGCGGTCAGCAGCAGCGCGTCGCGATCGCGCGGGCACTGTGCATGGAACCCAAGGTGATGCTGTTCGACGAACCGACCTCCGCACTCGACCCCGAGCTGGTGGGCGAGGTGCTGCGGGTCATGGAACGGCTGGTGAAGAAAGGAATGACCATGATGGTCGTGACTCACGAGATGGACTTTGCGCGTGACGCCGCCGACCGGATCGTCTTTTTCGACCAGGGCAAGATCGTGGAAAGCGGCTCGCCGGGCCAGGTTCTCGACTCGCCCGAGCACCCCCGAACGCAGGCTTTCCTCAGCCGCCTTCTGCGAGTGCGGACATGA
- a CDS encoding GMC family oxidoreductase produces MTGAILTPDERRTLEALHDRLFPTSDPTETTAAQIGTVAYVESALGDAYARHAPLYRQTLAALDQSASGNFAELPAAEKDRLIALLEADELPGLPTPDGHSAFDLVWRHLREGLFSDPAHGGNHGMAGWDEIGFPGAQFGYTEAEQTFGRPVTRKPQPMAELSRDARLDSAPPTQPAGAPIEEADVVIIGGGFTGSFMAHRLVKSGLKVVILEAGSPRHGREHAMDELSATAFRNEGGAEKFNSEVPTWRLSPDTPARPASMSQGLETRLGGNSVAWGAVAMRFYEDDFEVRSKTVARYGEDRIPEGAALADWPLSYADLAPYYDAAEDLLGVSGHAGGSRDAGRNRGNPFEGPRSKPYDMPALRRSGLGAKFAEAAEGLGYHPFPLPAAILTAPYKGRHACTYCSFCSRFGCHVDAKASAQNTVLPEAMASGLLTIVTGARVTEIVTENGRAIGARYLDARGQDHIQRGQQVILATYAFENVRLLLLSRDAEHPDGLGNNRGQVGRYYMTRQQPSVFAQFEGTPINRFIGPTAQAQAIADLSCDHFDHGDLDFIRGGRIAVFNQFLPIEASAVLPPDVPRWGRAWREFFTRNYNSISMLFIDPEILPSDNNRLDLDDTRTDDLGRPVVRITFDIGENEKKMIPWLQDRAEEIATKMGATRTWRRPALTGPISTHDTGGTRMGHTADGSVTDGFGRVHDTPGLTVVGGSSFVSLPPVNPALTILALSLRAADAIVEDLAKHRMEETT; encoded by the coding sequence ATGACCGGTGCCATCCTGACCCCGGACGAGCGTCGCACGCTCGAGGCGCTGCACGATCGCCTTTTCCCCACGTCGGACCCGACCGAGACAACGGCCGCGCAGATCGGCACGGTCGCCTATGTCGAGTCGGCGCTCGGCGATGCCTACGCGAGGCATGCGCCGCTGTATCGCCAGACCCTCGCTGCGCTCGACCAGAGCGCGAGTGGCAATTTCGCGGAGCTGCCCGCGGCCGAGAAGGACCGGCTGATCGCACTGCTCGAGGCGGACGAGCTTCCAGGACTGCCAACACCCGACGGACACAGCGCCTTCGACTTGGTCTGGCGGCACCTGCGTGAAGGGCTGTTTTCTGACCCGGCCCACGGCGGCAATCACGGGATGGCCGGCTGGGACGAAATCGGCTTTCCCGGCGCCCAATTCGGCTACACCGAGGCGGAACAGACGTTCGGCCGGCCGGTGACACGCAAGCCGCAGCCGATGGCCGAACTGTCGCGGGACGCCCGGCTCGACTCTGCACCACCGACACAACCGGCCGGAGCGCCGATCGAGGAGGCCGACGTCGTCATCATCGGCGGCGGCTTCACTGGCAGCTTCATGGCGCATCGGCTGGTGAAGTCGGGCCTGAAGGTCGTCATCCTCGAAGCCGGTTCGCCCCGGCACGGCCGCGAACACGCGATGGACGAGCTTTCGGCGACCGCATTCCGCAATGAGGGCGGCGCCGAGAAGTTCAACTCCGAGGTCCCGACCTGGCGGCTATCGCCGGACACGCCAGCGCGTCCCGCCTCGATGAGCCAAGGGCTCGAGACCCGCCTCGGCGGCAACTCCGTCGCCTGGGGCGCCGTGGCGATGCGCTTTTACGAAGATGATTTCGAGGTCCGCTCGAAAACCGTCGCCCGCTACGGCGAAGACCGGATCCCCGAGGGCGCCGCGCTGGCCGACTGGCCACTGTCCTATGCCGACCTCGCGCCCTACTACGACGCGGCGGAGGACCTCTTGGGCGTCAGTGGCCATGCCGGGGGCAGCCGCGACGCGGGACGCAACCGGGGCAACCCGTTCGAGGGGCCACGCTCGAAACCCTACGACATGCCGGCGCTTCGGCGTTCGGGTCTCGGGGCGAAGTTCGCGGAGGCCGCCGAGGGGCTCGGCTATCATCCGTTTCCGCTGCCGGCCGCTATCCTCACCGCGCCCTACAAGGGGCGGCATGCCTGCACCTACTGCAGCTTCTGCTCGCGTTTCGGCTGTCACGTCGACGCCAAGGCCTCGGCCCAGAACACGGTCCTGCCCGAGGCGATGGCCTCCGGCCTGCTGACTATCGTGACCGGCGCCCGGGTGACCGAGATCGTCACCGAGAACGGCCGGGCCATCGGCGCCCGCTACCTTGATGCCCGGGGGCAGGACCATATCCAGCGCGGCCAGCAGGTGATCCTTGCGACCTATGCTTTCGAGAACGTGCGCCTGCTGCTGCTGTCGCGGGACGCAGAGCATCCGGACGGACTTGGCAACAACCGCGGCCAGGTCGGACGCTATTACATGACCCGCCAGCAGCCGTCGGTCTTCGCACAGTTCGAGGGCACACCGATCAACCGCTTCATCGGACCGACGGCCCAGGCGCAGGCGATCGCGGATCTGTCGTGCGATCACTTCGACCACGGCGACCTCGACTTCATCCGGGGCGGTCGGATCGCTGTGTTCAATCAGTTCCTGCCGATCGAGGCCTCGGCCGTCCTGCCTCCGGACGTGCCCCGCTGGGGCCGCGCGTGGCGCGAGTTCTTCACCAGAAACTACAACTCGATCTCCATGCTTTTCATCGACCCGGAGATCCTGCCAAGCGACAACAATCGACTGGATCTGGACGACACTCGGACCGACGACCTTGGCCGTCCCGTGGTCAGGATCACCTTCGACATCGGCGAGAACGAGAAGAAAATGATCCCGTGGCTGCAGGACCGCGCGGAAGAAATCGCGACCAAGATGGGAGCGACCCGGACCTGGCGCCGTCCGGCGCTGACCGGGCCAATCTCGACCCACGACACCGGCGGAACGCGGATGGGTCACACCGCAGACGGCTCGGTCACCGACGGATTCGGGCGGGTTCACGACACGCCGGGCCTCACGGTCGTCGGCGGGTCGTCCTTCGTGTCGCTGCCGCCGGTTAACCCTGCGCTGACCATTCTGGCGCTGTCGTTGCGCGCAGCTGATGCGATCGTCGAGGACCTCGCCAAGCACCGCATGGAGGAGACGACATGA
- a CDS encoding NAD(P)/FAD-dependent oxidoreductase, with amino-acid sequence MTQHDVIVLGAGVIGGFIAWNLAQQGAAVAVADPAGPAARPSASWASAGGLRSQGRHDADRPVTLRASELWATMSDRLGAELEISFGGHLHLAETEDQVPDIEARIAADSSKNIAIERLNGRQIAEIAPILAPGMAAGAFTPGDGQAHPGRVAEALSRALGELGVERHFGQLASLVTEGERVVGVDIKGGPALRAPVTVVACGAWSAKLIEPLGLQLPVRARGLQMVLSDIDSAGRLAPTVTAVGRNLSLKQVRSGAYMLGGRWFGRPTGRGLETEPLDAHVAAQWAGAAALLPRLSRHRIAHAWAGTEAQSIDGNPFIGRHGPPGLYLAFGFSNHGFQISPAIGELIAGDITGDRDEPLLAPFSPARPGPGPAAVSTFQNESILQTA; translated from the coding sequence ATGACCCAGCACGACGTTATCGTTCTGGGCGCCGGCGTGATCGGAGGTTTCATCGCTTGGAACCTTGCGCAGCAGGGGGCCGCGGTCGCCGTAGCGGACCCGGCCGGGCCCGCCGCGCGTCCCTCTGCCAGCTGGGCCAGTGCCGGTGGACTGCGGTCGCAGGGGCGGCACGACGCGGACCGGCCCGTCACCCTGCGCGCGTCCGAGCTTTGGGCCACGATGTCAGACAGACTGGGTGCCGAGCTCGAGATCTCGTTCGGTGGGCACCTCCACCTCGCCGAGACCGAGGACCAGGTGCCGGACATTGAGGCGAGGATCGCCGCGGACAGTTCCAAGAATATCGCGATCGAACGGCTGAACGGCCGACAGATCGCCGAGATCGCGCCGATTCTGGCGCCCGGTATGGCCGCCGGCGCCTTTACCCCCGGCGATGGTCAGGCCCATCCCGGCCGCGTTGCGGAGGCGCTGTCCCGTGCGCTCGGTGAATTGGGCGTCGAGCGCCATTTCGGCCAGCTCGCCAGTCTCGTGACCGAGGGCGAACGCGTTGTCGGGGTAGATATCAAGGGCGGGCCTGCCCTCCGGGCGCCGGTCACGGTCGTCGCCTGCGGCGCCTGGTCGGCCAAGCTGATCGAACCGCTGGGCCTGCAGCTGCCGGTGCGTGCGCGCGGGCTGCAGATGGTCCTCTCGGACATCGACTCTGCCGGGCGTCTCGCTCCGACTGTCACCGCTGTCGGCCGCAACCTGTCGCTGAAACAAGTCCGCTCGGGCGCGTACATGCTGGGCGGGCGCTGGTTCGGACGACCGACGGGGCGCGGCCTCGAGACCGAACCGCTGGATGCCCACGTCGCCGCCCAGTGGGCCGGCGCGGCAGCGCTCCTGCCACGATTGTCGAGACACCGGATCGCCCATGCTTGGGCCGGTACCGAAGCGCAGTCGATAGATGGCAACCCCTTCATCGGGCGGCACGGCCCGCCGGGGCTCTACCTGGCATTCGGCTTCTCGAACCACGGTTTCCAGATCAGCCCCGCAATCGGAGAGCTGATCGCCGGCGACATCACCGGGGACCGCGACGAGCCGCTTCTGGCCCCTTTCAGCCCCGCGCGACCCGGACCGGGCCCAGCGGCAGTTTCCACGTTCCAAAACGAATCAATCTTGCAGACGGCCTGA
- a CDS encoding oxidoreductase: MPDFPTLLSPITLGGCEIRNRVCLTGHGTGMPTDGTPNDQMIDYYEERAKGEVGLIMLGSQQVHPSSPGITGLLCNYDDAIIPGLSRLATRVQQHGTKVFGYLSHMGFATSARPVPLWSASADYEAKYGEVAHEMTVQEIAEVVTAHADAAARCVEAGLDGIEVHCGHGLLVQQFLSPLTNHRTDAYGGSEENRSRFAAEILSAVRRRIGPDVPLGIRCSGDELVPGGLTGVDMARIVPRLVAAGALDYVDVSAGTDGNLVSNMLHEPPMGLPPGPFRSLSRQLKESLDIPVIHGTRIHTAEFAEDMLARGDADMAGFARALIADPYLPRKAREGAAGRITPCIACEQACFGRLYRGRAISCIGTPATGREARMAAPSLAQARRRVIVVGAGPAGLEAGLVAARRGHDVTVLDAAEVPGGMLDLARRPVGRSEWSRLIEHKVEELKATGGTLHLGRRADAEGLAKAGADHVILASGARPRAWKLPGASENTVLSLEEAVRDWSEGGDRIGRRVLIADEMNRAPGLALALSLARSGHEVSLSTPAFHAGQNLEIQNLTYFQRECLTAGVTFFPTVVPIRMEGDEVVLHNLMTRTETMRLASDTVVAVVPGLPDTHLGSALTEAGISNRTIGDAYAPRDAEAAILEGHEAGLAS; encoded by the coding sequence ATGCCCGACTTCCCCACCCTCCTGAGCCCGATCACTCTTGGCGGATGCGAGATCCGAAACCGGGTCTGCCTGACCGGCCACGGCACCGGGATGCCGACGGACGGCACCCCGAACGACCAGATGATCGACTATTACGAGGAACGGGCGAAGGGCGAGGTCGGGCTGATCATGCTCGGATCGCAGCAGGTGCACCCTTCGTCTCCCGGGATTACAGGGCTGCTTTGCAACTACGACGACGCGATCATTCCCGGCCTCTCGCGATTGGCGACGCGCGTTCAGCAGCATGGCACGAAGGTCTTCGGCTACCTGTCGCACATGGGGTTCGCGACATCCGCGCGGCCGGTGCCGCTCTGGTCAGCGTCTGCCGACTACGAGGCAAAGTACGGCGAAGTCGCGCACGAGATGACCGTTCAGGAAATCGCCGAGGTGGTCACCGCACATGCCGACGCGGCCGCGCGCTGCGTCGAGGCCGGGCTGGACGGAATCGAGGTTCATTGCGGGCACGGGCTTCTCGTTCAGCAGTTCCTGTCACCACTCACGAACCACCGGACCGACGCCTACGGCGGGTCCGAGGAAAACCGGAGCCGCTTTGCCGCCGAGATCCTCTCGGCCGTACGGCGACGGATCGGTCCCGATGTCCCGCTGGGCATCCGCTGTTCGGGGGACGAGCTCGTGCCCGGTGGCCTGACTGGCGTCGACATGGCACGCATCGTGCCTCGGCTCGTCGCCGCGGGCGCACTCGACTATGTCGATGTCAGTGCCGGGACGGATGGCAACCTCGTCTCGAACATGCTGCACGAACCTCCGATGGGTCTGCCGCCGGGGCCGTTCCGCTCTCTATCGCGGCAGTTGAAAGAGTCGCTCGACATCCCGGTCATCCACGGCACCCGCATCCACACGGCAGAGTTCGCCGAAGACATGCTGGCGCGCGGGGACGCCGACATGGCGGGGTTCGCGCGCGCCCTGATCGCCGATCCGTATCTGCCCAGGAAAGCGCGCGAGGGCGCGGCCGGGCGCATCACGCCCTGCATCGCTTGTGAGCAGGCATGTTTCGGCCGGCTATACCGAGGGCGCGCGATCAGCTGCATCGGCACACCTGCGACAGGGCGCGAGGCACGTATGGCTGCCCCTTCACTGGCCCAGGCACGACGGCGCGTGATTGTCGTCGGCGCAGGCCCGGCGGGGCTTGAAGCGGGGCTGGTCGCGGCACGGCGCGGACACGACGTGACAGTACTCGACGCTGCAGAGGTTCCGGGCGGAATGCTCGACCTCGCTCGCCGACCGGTCGGGCGCAGCGAATGGTCCCGCCTGATCGAGCACAAGGTCGAAGAACTGAAGGCTACCGGCGGCACGCTGCACCTTGGCAGGCGCGCCGATGCCGAAGGCCTCGCCAAGGCTGGAGCCGATCACGTGATCCTCGCCAGCGGCGCGCGGCCCCGGGCCTGGAAACTCCCCGGCGCAAGCGAAAACACGGTGCTGTCCCTCGAAGAGGCCGTGCGGGACTGGTCCGAAGGGGGCGACCGCATCGGCCGGCGCGTGCTGATAGCCGACGAGATGAATCGTGCGCCGGGCCTTGCCCTCGCGCTGAGCCTTGCCCGATCGGGCCACGAGGTCTCGCTCTCCACCCCGGCATTCCATGCCGGTCAGAACCTCGAGATCCAGAACCTCACTTATTTTCAACGTGAATGCCTGACAGCCGGAGTCACCTTCTTTCCGACCGTGGTGCCGATCCGGATGGAGGGAGACGAGGTCGTGTTGCACAACCTGATGACCCGAACCGAGACGATGCGCCTTGCGTCGGACACTGTGGTGGCCGTTGTACCGGGCCTGCCTGACACACACCTCGGAAGCGCGCTGACCGAGGCCGGGATCTCGAACCGGACAATCGGCGACGCCTACGCGCCGCGCGATGCAGAAGCAGCAATCCTTGAGGGTCACGAAGCCGGGCTCGCGTCATGA
- a CDS encoding NAD(P)/FAD-dependent oxidoreductase, which produces MSEIGSLWEQIAPAGPACPPLDGDRKADLVVIGGGFLGLSTALHAAKAGLDTVLLEAQEAGFGASGRNTGFVVPSLKSALGPAEVTRLMGKEHAERLLRLVAGSGRTVFDLIEQHGMDVPRAQNGWLQPGHSAAADKMLKGRLPALLEAGVDADYLDRDQMQTLSGIPGLHGGLRVKSGGQINPLAYARGLARAAQAAGATIHAGSAATALTEDGAGWRVTTPGGTVEARQVLLATNAMTGNLSRPMRNGIVPVTIFQVATQVLPDEVRARILPAMAPVADTRRHTFALRWSEDGRLITGGMVVPFGNRMERARRGFLSRIRQFCPDLPPLRAAASWTGTIAATIDALPRMVRFGPGLYGAIGCNGRGVALTSALGAEIAVLMTGRTTEADFALPVTDPRPLPLPQLNGLAPHLWLPWSSLLDRIEAGRSATTHQDKKEL; this is translated from the coding sequence ATGAGCGAAATCGGCTCTCTTTGGGAACAGATCGCCCCGGCGGGGCCGGCATGCCCGCCGCTGGATGGTGATCGCAAGGCCGACCTCGTCGTTATCGGCGGTGGATTCCTTGGTCTCTCGACCGCCCTTCATGCCGCCAAGGCGGGGCTCGACACCGTCCTTCTGGAAGCGCAGGAGGCCGGTTTCGGCGCATCCGGGCGCAACACCGGCTTCGTCGTGCCCTCGCTGAAGAGCGCCCTTGGGCCGGCCGAGGTCACGCGTCTCATGGGGAAGGAACACGCCGAACGGCTGCTGCGGCTGGTCGCGGGGTCCGGCCGGACCGTGTTCGACCTGATCGAACAGCATGGCATGGACGTCCCCAGGGCGCAGAACGGCTGGCTGCAGCCGGGTCACTCGGCGGCGGCGGACAAGATGCTGAAAGGCCGCCTGCCGGCCCTTCTCGAGGCCGGCGTCGATGCGGATTACCTCGACCGGGACCAGATGCAGACCCTTTCCGGGATTCCAGGGCTGCATGGCGGACTGAGGGTTAAGTCTGGCGGCCAAATCAATCCGCTGGCCTATGCACGGGGCCTTGCGCGCGCGGCGCAGGCGGCGGGCGCGACGATCCATGCAGGATCTGCGGCGACGGCGCTGACCGAGGACGGCGCGGGTTGGCGCGTGACGACGCCCGGTGGCACCGTCGAGGCTCGGCAGGTTTTGCTTGCCACGAACGCGATGACCGGCAACCTGTCTCGCCCCATGCGAAACGGGATCGTTCCGGTGACGATCTTCCAGGTCGCCACACAGGTCCTGCCTGACGAGGTCCGGGCGCGTATCCTGCCGGCGATGGCTCCGGTGGCCGACACCCGCCGCCACACATTCGCGCTGCGATGGTCCGAGGACGGGCGCTTGATCACCGGCGGTATGGTCGTGCCATTCGGCAACCGGATGGAGCGGGCCCGGCGAGGCTTCCTGTCGCGCATCCGCCAGTTCTGTCCTGACCTCCCGCCACTGCGCGCCGCAGCCTCCTGGACCGGAACGATCGCGGCGACGATCGACGCGCTGCCGCGGATGGTCCGGTTCGGGCCCGGCCTGTACGGCGCAATCGGCTGCAACGGACGCGGCGTGGCGCTGACCTCTGCTCTCGGGGCAGAGATCGCGGTCCTGATGACCGGTCGCACGACAGAGGCCGACTTTGCCCTGCCGGTCACCGATCCGAGACCGCTGCCGCTACCGCAACTCAACGGCCTCGCGCCCCATCTTTGGCTGCCTTGGAGCAGCCTGCTCGACCGGATCGAGGCCGGGCGCAGCGCCACCACACATCAAGACAAGAAGGAACTCTGA
- a CDS encoding NAD(P)/FAD-dependent oxidoreductase, protein MPARFLTDPAEAGRAPDIVVAGGGIVGLATAFFLSRAGLRPLVIERLPALAMLASRRSGEGVRAQWELPSNIELARASIDIYAGFEALTGHTAGYRPIGYLYGSRTEAGAGRLAARVDRQREAGLDDVEWLTPEAARDRVPTLSPEVTGAAFRAGDGVIDIGSIITGYLAGMNADIVTDCDLLHIRERVGGVTLETNRGAIDTGSLVLANAVRCPGILASLGVALKLRLSRSAIQYVTLDRVPADHPAVVDADLGSFWRPDTNGARMTASFRSTLFLDRLTDDPPVGADYLQHAIRTVSPLTPFWGERAAEISGGHLRSGSLLVTADGGPLVGRLTGHDRIFVNTGYGGHGVMMSPEAARLLADEATGGAASRWSPARFDDGFMPPAEPMTVNLASNRD, encoded by the coding sequence ATGCCGGCTCGTTTCCTGACTGACCCGGCTGAGGCGGGCCGCGCGCCGGACATCGTCGTGGCAGGGGGTGGCATCGTCGGGCTCGCCACCGCCTTCTTCCTGTCCCGCGCAGGCCTGCGTCCTCTCGTGATCGAGCGGCTGCCCGCCCTCGCGATGCTGGCCTCGCGCCGATCGGGCGAAGGCGTGCGAGCGCAATGGGAGCTGCCATCGAACATCGAGCTGGCGCGGGCCTCGATCGACATCTACGCCGGGTTCGAGGCGCTGACCGGCCACACTGCCGGTTATCGCCCGATCGGCTATCTCTACGGCAGCCGTACCGAAGCGGGCGCCGGACGGCTGGCCGCCCGGGTCGACCGCCAGCGGGAGGCCGGCCTCGACGACGTCGAATGGCTGACTCCAGAGGCGGCGCGCGACCGTGTTCCGACCTTGTCGCCCGAGGTCACGGGGGCCGCCTTCCGCGCGGGGGACGGGGTGATCGACATAGGGTCGATTATCACCGGTTACCTGGCGGGCATGAACGCCGACATCGTGACGGACTGCGACTTGCTTCATATCCGCGAGCGGGTCGGGGGCGTCACGCTCGAAACGAACCGCGGCGCGATCGACACTGGGTCGCTGGTGCTGGCTAACGCCGTCCGCTGCCCAGGCATCCTCGCGTCGCTGGGCGTCGCGCTGAAGTTGCGGCTGTCCCGCTCTGCCATCCAGTACGTGACGCTCGACCGGGTGCCGGCGGACCACCCGGCCGTGGTGGACGCCGACCTCGGATCATTTTGGCGGCCCGACACGAACGGCGCGCGGATGACCGCCTCGTTCCGCTCGACGCTGTTTCTCGACAGGCTGACCGACGACCCGCCCGTCGGCGCCGACTATCTTCAGCACGCCATCCGGACCGTCTCGCCGCTCACGCCCTTCTGGGGCGAGCGCGCGGCGGAGATCAGCGGTGGCCACCTGCGGAGCGGCAGCTTGCTTGTCACTGCCGACGGGGGCCCCCTGGTCGGTCGGCTGACTGGGCACGACAGGATCTTCGTCAACACCGGCTACGGCGGGCACGGCGTGATGATGAGCCCCGAGGCCGCCCGCCTTCTTGCGGACGAAGCGACGGGCGGAGCGGCATCCCGCTGGTCGCCCGCCCGCTTCGACGACGGTTTCATGCCACCGGCAGAGCCGATGACCGTGAACCTCGCATCAAACAGGGACTAG